In a genomic window of Gigantopelta aegis isolate Gae_Host chromosome 9, Gae_host_genome, whole genome shotgun sequence:
- the LOC121380892 gene encoding homeobox protein 4-like — protein MTSSAGMPQFYHPGPSEFALAPSVDYPFTGLLSPYSSRPSMSVPLPSTPADIQTNTSPLTPVAENRFIDSSPVFNTPLPFETLMSNLQELLAADHHAKNAKKATEAACTQSSVGPACFSTPTEDVWQKQHDTSFNSSIHSNTPEAVPYSNNQMVPNISVTPYPIGFNMPATQYPTNWIVPNTSAMESTAYPTNQVVPNILSSSSPSSSEAEYPTEQARIAAREHALKVKFSQLAKHQTMSPQVKELSDFLQTQCAQIEMYRLQQLTETSYPHHKEWLNGQCDSQLHQLMDRVEVSLQVLEKCATDNGRRHDGSRRKIPESVSRVFEAWYQANVHHPYPTAEMCLQLADTTGMKVQQVRKWFSNKRCRSKVLQRSMGKSLDEGVTIQMH, from the coding sequence ATGACATCCAGTGCAGGGATGCCACAATTCTACCATCCAGGACCCAGTGAGTTTGCCCTGGCTCCAAGTGTTGActatccattcacaggactgTTATCTCCATACAGCTCTAGACCAAGCATGTCGGTGCCTCTACCATCAACACCTGCAGACATACAAACCAACACCAGCCCCTTAACTCCAGTTGCAGAAAACAGATTCATCGATTCCTCCCCAGTGTTCAACACTCCGCTGCCATTTGAAACACTGATGAGCAACTTACAAGAACTGCTGGCTGCAGATCATCATGCCAAAAATGCAAAGAAAGCCACAGAAGCTGCTTGCACACAGTCCAGTGTTGGTCCAGCCTGCTTTTCAACACCCACTGAAGATGTCTGGCAAAAACAACACGACACAAGCTTCAACAGCAGTATCCACTCCAACACACCTGAAGCTGTTCCATATTCCAACAACCAGATGGTGCCAAACATATCTGTAACACCCTATCCCATTGGGTTTAACATGCCAGCCACTCAATATCCCACCAACTGGATCGTGCCTAACACATCTGCTATGGAATCAACAGCATATCCCACCAACCAGGTCGTGCCTAACATATTATCTTCAAGTTCGCCAAGTTCCTCTGAAGCTGAATATCCCACTGAGCAGGCTAGGATTGCCGCTCGCGAACATGCCCTGAAAGTGAAGTTCAGTCAGCTGGCCAAACACCAGACGATGAGTCCACAGGTGAAGGAGCTCTCTGACTTCCTGCAGACTCAGTGCGCGCAGATCGAGATGTACCGATTGCAGCAGCTGACGGAAACATCGTACCCACACCACAAGGAATGGCTGAATGGTCAGTGTGACTCGCAGCTTCACCAGCTGATGGACAGAGTAGAGGTGTCGCTACAGGTTCTCGAGAAGTGCGCCACAGACAACGGCAGACGCCATGACGGGAGCCGACGCAAGATCCCCGAGAGCGTGTCGCGAGTGTTCGAGGCGTGGTACCAGGCAAACGTGCACCACCCATACCCGACTGCCGAGATGTGTCTGCAACTCGCCGATACCACAGGGATGAAGGTGCAGCAGGTTCGCAAGTGGTTTTCCAACAAACGGTGTCGATCCAAGGTGTTGCAAAGAAGTATGGGAAAAAGCCTGGATGAAGGAGTGACTATTCAAATGCATTAA